GATTGCATTAGGAATTAACTAGATACATGAAGAAAGCAAATCTCTTTTTCACTACCTTAGTGGAATGATCTGGAATTGTGTAAACTGCTAATGTTGGTCGCTAAGTTAATTATTCTCTGACTTGAGTGTGATACAAATATAGGAGCTTGGTTATTTGAAAGCAAGGTGGTGTTTCCTTGCAAAAGAGTATTCTAGTATTGTATACATGGGAATGAGAATTTTGATAGTGTGAGTGGTAGCTTAGTCAAGGTAGGAGAGTGGGAAATAAGGTGCGCTAGAGTGAGTAGTAGGGTGATCACAAGGTGTCCTTAACAGTGTGACAAAGTGAGGTTGTCAGCAAAGTAAGACACGCTTTTTTGAGTGCTCCATAACAAAGGTTTTGGGAGTGTCTTTGTGTGAACCAAGTGAGACTGTGAGAGTGTGCTCTCAATGGTGTGTGTTATAGTTCCCAACAAAGTGTAAGCCCCTCAAAATATTGCAGTGTGTGATCATATATAGACTGTCTGTTTTTCACATAGTACAAAATCCTGGATGCAGTCACGACTGCAGTAACAGTCACGAGACCACTTGGTGTTTAATGCTAATGGTTTCTTGTTTATCGAAGCCATGTTGTGCAGTCACAATAACCTAAAAAAACCTTGGCTTTtatctatttaatatattgaaCTATGATTTTGCAATATACTATTGTGTATTTAATTTGAAATGTAATAATTGTAATGTTATTGACCCCTCAATACCTAATAGTTATATATTTGGTCATTCAAATAAGTTCACTAATGGAAATGTCATTCCTTATAATATGAGTATCACTATAGCCATCTAAccgaaaaaaatattactatgaaagactatttttagttttttaccCTTGTGCAAAGGGATGATCATAGCTGAGTGAGCAACTTCCTTTGTAACAACAATCCATAGTCCAACAAGTGGTGAAACCAGATTTTAAGGTGAGGGTGGGCCAATAGACCAAAGACTATACTTATTCGAGGgggaaaaattcaaaaatattcctTATAGCATAAAagggaaaatttaaaaattaagggGTCTATAGTCAACACGAACGGTCCCTAGCTTTGCCTATGGCCCCAACACCATAAATGGCTCCTGCATAATTGGGTTTTGGGGATCGGATGTACGCAACcatacccttgttagtgataataaaGAGTTTATTTCCGATTAAATTTGTTTGAATCATCTGAAACTTCACATAACTAAGATCTGAAACCACAGTTGATGAAATTCATCAACTTTTACAAGAGTATTTCATTTATCTTTGACCAATGTTCTGATAATTCTAAGCTATGCACTTGCTGAAATGGGCACTATATTTGGCAGGTATCTCTGAATCTGTGTTTTAAGTAAACTGCAGCTTTCGATTTAATTTAAAACTCTTTAATGTTATATTGTATCTTACGGATGCCTTTAGAATTACCAATTCTCTGATTTGCAAGAATTTGAGTTAGGGGTTGAAAATGCTGGCTTTGTTTTGTCAACTTGAAATTTCTCATGTAGCCTTCATTGTCCCCGTTTTTTACTGTTTAATTACATAAAGATATCTATTAGCAGAAACTCTTCTCTGAAGCTCTCCTGGACGGTAACATGGAAGGATTTTTTAATTTGGTGTCATATTACCAGACTCAATCGGAGCCTGCTTACTGTGGACTTGCCACTCTTGCAGTGGTCTTAAATGCCCTTGCAATTGACCCTGGAAGAAAGTGGAAAGGTGAGATTTATATTTTGACATAGAGAATGATTGAGTGCTTAATATATCTTCTAGATATTTCTCCTTCCACTTTTGAGAATGATTTACTGGGCTGAAATAGATTTTATAATTACCATGTATTGATTTCTGTATGACTTTTGACCTTTAATGTGAGTAATTTGTAACTAGCAATGTTATGGTAATTTAAAATGATCTATGTTTACCAATTCTTTTGGGTCCGTTATTTTTTGAGGAATTTTGGTACAGTTGCCAACAATGAACATTGTTGTCAAGCTGTATTGTATGAGAAGCACTAGGTTTTCATGCTTTGTATAAACTAAGTTTACGTTAGTATGTACATACTTTAAACTATGTTTACATCCGACGTCGGTTATATGTAATAGGTCCATGGAGATGGTTTGATGATACCATGTTGGATTGTTGTGAGCCTATTGGGAAGGTTAAGGTAAAAGGTATCTCATTCAATAAAGTTGCATGTTTAGCTCATTGTAATGGAGCAGAAGTTGAAGCATTTCATGCAAATGAATGCAACGTGGAAAACTTTCGAAATTATGTAATGTCATGTACCTCTTCTCAAAATTGTCACCTGATCGTCTCATACCACAGAGGATATCTGAAGCAGGTTGTTAATCACTACTCTCTCTGATAACTTTTTGGAAGTATGTGAGCTCATGTAACTTTTGAGGTCAAGTGTACGTGTCAAGCTAGGTTTTTCAATGcaatcatgaaaaaaaatatggtGACTCTTCGCTAAAAGTTCCTTACATAGACATAAACTTAACCTCATCCCTAATATCATCATTTATTACTTGTCATCAAACAGGCCATTAGATAACATTgctaataagtaataagttcTCTATTTGagaaagaaatttagttctAATGGTTGGAGTTGTTAAAACATGATATTCATTACATGTCTTTTGCAGACAGGAAGTGGTCACTTTTCTCCAATTGGTGGTTACCATGCTGGAAAGGATATGGTTCTTATATTGGATGTTGCTCGATTCAAGTACCCTCCTCACTGGGTACCCCTCACACTTCTATGGGATGCTATGAACACAGTTGATGATGATACTGGCCTCTACAGAGGGTATGTTAACATaactttatgaatttattttggaCATATATTTAATTTGGTAAATGATGATTCTTCTTGGGATAATGCATGGTTTCATGCTTGTCATTTGGTCTGTGCAGTCTCCTTGAAAAATTTCAACTTTCAGCTTAcattttagttgatgtattgctTTTTATTAGaatacccattttcttttaccATACAAGGGGTATATGGATGGGATGTTAAATTGATATGCTTGTGGTTTTTTCATATGTAAAAGTTTAGGCGAGGAAGTCCATTTTTGGTATATCACTCTTGGAATAGTAAACTTCAATCAGTTGTTACCAAGttcttttttggtgaattacggATCGATATAGTGAATTAAGCAAAACAGGTAACTTAGCTTCAAACAGTCTTTGCAGTTGAGGATTTTCTTTCCCATTTTCTTGCCTCAAGATGATTTATCTCAATTTGCTTGTTTTTATATCCTATACACTTTGCCTTCCTCCCCCTGACAGGGCACCACTCCATTGCTGCTCACCTGAAGTGAGGAAAATTAGAGGAAAGAAGATTCAAAGAGAGAGTAGTTCtcttttcatatataatatgcTACCACTGTTGAAGTTTATACAGCTTTTCTTGATTTATTGCTTTTGCATCGTTCAAATAACAATTTCTATTGTTTTCAGGTTCATGCTCCTTTCAAAGCGTGAGAGGGCATCGTCAATTCTTTATACTCTGGTATTTTGTTTCTTGTCTTTTTGTTCCTTTCTTGTTTCATGAAGCTTCTAGTAATTTACTTGCACATtcacaaaatgtttatgaaccCATTAAATCAATTGCTGATATTTCAAGATGAACTCTTCTTTGACTAATTATCAAAAtagttttacttttttttataactATTTTTGGTTTTCTGTAGTGTTCATTTTTCAAAATGCTTTGGTATACATATTTAACTAGAGTATATTAGAGGCAAGTAATGATTTCCTTTAATGTTTGTAACTTCAAGCATCTGGCAGCTAATCATATATCCTCTAAAGTTGTTAGTATCCATTATTTAATTGATCTTTAGTGTTCCAGTGGCCTATTCTAGCATAGAGATTTTTAAAACAGACCCGATGACCcgatatttacccgaccttGTAGCCGAACTCGAATTGATccaacttcaaaatgaattaaaaaatatgcAAAAATCAAAATGGACACAAGACTCGATTTTGACccgacccgatgacccgaatgaacacctttatTCTAGCATTAGGGGAGCTAAACATCTAGGTTCTTTGCAGAGTTGTCGTGATGATGGTTGGGATACTACTGCGAAGTACTTGAGTAGAGAGATTCCCCAACTTCTTTCCTCCGAAGAAAttaataacattcaaaatatgcTCTCAGTTATTTTCACATCTGCTCCTGCCAATTTGTGTAATTTCATTAAATGGGTTGCTGAAGTTCGGAAACAGGACGGCACAAAATCTGTCAGTGATGAGGAGCTTGGAAGACTCATCATCAAGGTTCGGCTCTTTCTCCTACTTTCTCCCTTGTTCACATCTTTCCGACTCTTTTTCCTGTAAACGATTGTTTTTGGTTTCAGGAAGAAGTTTTGAAGCAAGTGCGAGAGACTGAACTCTCCAAATGCATAATCAGATGGCTTTCGTCTGGATCATCATGCATGCATATTTCGGGAGATCGTGATTCTTTTGACAGCACCGTTTCTGAAGTGTGCTGTCAAGGAGCTCAAGTTTTGTGTGGCAAAGTTGGCTCTAGCATTGCAAATAGCTCTGAAACAACACAGCTGAGGCCCTCAGAGTGTGGTCATATTGAGCCAGTCACCGTCATTTCTGGCAAAGTACCCATAGACAACATTGAGTGTGGAATAGAAATACTAGTCCCGTGTTGTCAAACAGAGTCTTTTGGCCCATGCGAGTGTAGTTTGAATACCTCTAATAGGGAACATCCATCAACAGTTGATGTTCTAACAGTATTAATACTGGCCCTCCCTTCTGATACATGGGTTCATCTCAAAGATGCGAAACTGCGAGAAGATTTTTGTGATTTAGTATCCACCAACAATCTCCCCGACTTACTCCAACAAGAGGTAAGTACAATACTGTTAGATgctatagttttttttaaatgtccAAATAGTATGTGTTGGATGAATAATGTCTGCGAAAACCTAGTTACAAGTTTGTGTGGAATTTGGGAACCTTGACAAATCCTTAAGATGGAATTATGTGACAAAACTTTGGGTACATGAAAGATCTCACTCTAATTTCAAGAGtaaaacccaaaacccaaaaaCGAAAATGAATTTTCTATTGTGCTGGTCTGTTTCCGTTCCCCCCATCTTTTTCTGCAAACTTTACACGAGCTATATGTTTGTTTTGGCATACAATAGCTTCCTAACATTTGACAAGTAACGTTCCAAGCAATACACTACTGATTCTGATTCAATATGCTGCGCCAACTGAGGCTTACTCAAACCTTTTTATATTCAGACTTGGCGTCATAGTTGTAATTATTGATAATCTAGAAACGGTGTTGTTGAATGCTTTCTCGTAAAACAACCTCAGCAATTTTATGAAGTAGATCATTTCTTGCAGGTTTTGCATTTGCGAAAACAACTGCATTTCCTTGTGGCTGACATCTGCTCGTCATCATCATGAATGGAGTCTTTTGAAGTTATTCAAATCtttgaatatattataatcGAAGGTATTAACACATTACATCACCGTAATTGAAAAACCACAGCATTCATGAAATTTCAGTTATTAGTTTTCGACTTTTCGGAGAGTTGACAGGTCCATAAACGCATGAGAAACGGCCTTGTGCCCCTGActtttgtgtattgtatcgaGTTCGTTCATACTTATGTCAAGAGTTAGCACAAGCTTGCTAGCCAATagaactaataataataaagcgAACGAACTCGATAAATTTGTCATTGGACTTGTTATTTTTTAACATGAGGCTCCTGATGATTCGGTGCACGTCTGATAATGGCTCTAAGTCGACAGAGGAAAGCAGCACCATTTCCATATGTAGTTCTATTACTTAGAAGTATTTCTTGGAGTTTCCACACACGAAATAACTTTCACACAATCACACTCATAACCcatataaaaaagaaactttCATTTACAATTTCAAGGCTTAAATGAAGGCTGATTTGGATTCTTGTTTATCTTTTTCTTCAtctatgttaattaaattatatgctttcttttgctgcattttttATCTTGGCTTTAGCCTTTGTTGATAGTTGATAGCCTACTGATGTGCTTATACGGGTCATCGGGTCAGGTGTTTTGGGTAGGTTTAAAATTGAGTCTTATTTTCATATTGGGTTTTACataattgttaatttatttttaagttgggTCAAATCAATTTCAGTTACAAGATTGGGTAAAAGTCGGATCATCGAATCTGTTTTGAAGTTCGAATATCtttgcaacttgttcatttttttgagAAAAGAAGTGTGTGCTTAGTTTACATACATATTGGGGGTGTTCGATAAATGGTTGTTGGTTGATAGTTTGTTGTCTTTTTAGCTAGCTTGTTCAACcagttgaaaaaaattatttttattgccTTTTAAGCTAATTGTTTAGGAAAATATTTGGTGAAGTTAAGTACGGActatttataaaagaaaaagttagaCAAGACTCTAAAATTCAATGAAAAAAGCTAAATAAAGTAATCTTTTTGGCTTAAAATTACCATACCCTTTTTTTAGCTTTTAGACTCATCGATTA
The Amaranthus tricolor cultivar Red isolate AtriRed21 chromosome 11, ASM2621246v1, whole genome shotgun sequence DNA segment above includes these coding regions:
- the LOC130827551 gene encoding glutathione gamma-glutamylcysteinyltransferase 1-like isoform X1, translating into MAAVAGFYRRVLPSPPAIEFASSEGKQKLFSEALLDGNMEGFFNLVSYYQTQSEPAYCGLATLAVVLNALAIDPGRKWKGPWRWFDDTMLDCCEPIGKVKVKGISFNKVACLAHCNGAEVEAFHANECNVENFRNYVMSCTSSQNCHLIVSYHRGYLKQTGSGHFSPIGGYHAGKDMVLILDVARFKYPPHWVPLTLLWDAMNTVDDDTGLYRGFMLLSKRERASSILYTLSCRDDGWDTTAKYLSREIPQLLSSEEINNIQNMLSVIFTSAPANLCNFIKWVAEVRKQDGTKSVSDEELGRLIIKEEVLKQVRETELSKCIIRWLSSGSSCMHISGDRDSFDSTVSEVCCQGAQVLCGKVGSSIANSSETTQLRPSECGHIEPVTVISGKVPIDNIECGIEILVPCCQTESFGPCECSLNTSNREHPSTVDVLTVLILALPSDTWVHLKDAKLREDFCDLVSTNNLPDLLQQEVLHLRKQLHFLVADICSSSS
- the LOC130827551 gene encoding glutathione gamma-glutamylcysteinyltransferase 1-like isoform X3, coding for MAAVAGFYRRVLPSPPAIEFASSEGKTQSEPAYCGLATLAVVLNALAIDPGRKWKGPWRWFDDTMLDCCEPIGKVKVKGISFNKVACLAHCNGAEVEAFHANECNVENFRNYVMSCTSSQNCHLIVSYHRGYLKQTGSGHFSPIGGYHAGKDMVLILDVARFKYPPHWVPLTLLWDAMNTVDDDTGLYRGFMLLSKRERASSILYTLSCRDDGWDTTAKYLSREIPQLLSSEEINNIQNMLSVIFTSAPANLCNFIKWVAEVRKQDGTKSVSDEELGRLIIKEEVLKQVRETELSKCIIRWLSSGSSCMHISGDRDSFDSTVSEVCCQGAQVLCGKVGSSIANSSETTQLRPSECGHIEPVTVISGKVPIDNIECGIEILVPCCQTESFGPCECSLNTSNREHPSTVDVLTVLILALPSDTWVHLKDAKLREDFCDLVSTNNLPDLLQQEVLHLRKQLHFLVADICSSSS
- the LOC130827551 gene encoding glutathione gamma-glutamylcysteinyltransferase 3-like isoform X2 — encoded protein: MAAVAGFYRRVLPSPPAIEFASSEGKKLFSEALLDGNMEGFFNLVSYYQTQSEPAYCGLATLAVVLNALAIDPGRKWKGPWRWFDDTMLDCCEPIGKVKVKGISFNKVACLAHCNGAEVEAFHANECNVENFRNYVMSCTSSQNCHLIVSYHRGYLKQTGSGHFSPIGGYHAGKDMVLILDVARFKYPPHWVPLTLLWDAMNTVDDDTGLYRGFMLLSKRERASSILYTLSCRDDGWDTTAKYLSREIPQLLSSEEINNIQNMLSVIFTSAPANLCNFIKWVAEVRKQDGTKSVSDEELGRLIIKEEVLKQVRETELSKCIIRWLSSGSSCMHISGDRDSFDSTVSEVCCQGAQVLCGKVGSSIANSSETTQLRPSECGHIEPVTVISGKVPIDNIECGIEILVPCCQTESFGPCECSLNTSNREHPSTVDVLTVLILALPSDTWVHLKDAKLREDFCDLVSTNNLPDLLQQEVLHLRKQLHFLVADICSSSS